CGACATGATCATAGGCGGCGGTATCCGGCTTGCGCAGGCCGATCGTCGAGGACAGGTAGATTTCGCGGAAATGGCCGAGCAGGGGGCCATAGGCTTTCGAGAAGTGCTCGACGTGCGGCCGGTTGGTGTTCGAGAAGGCATAGAGCGGCATGCGCCGCGCGGCGCGCGCCAGCAGGGGGGCGATGCCGGGCATCTCGCCGGCGAAGATCGCGTTCCAGCCTTCGAGGAACTGGGCGTCGGAAATGGTGATCCCCAGCATCGCGCGCAGGCTGTCGAAATAGGCGGCATCGCTGATGGTGCCCACCTCGTGCTGCCGGTAGCTCTCGTCGCGCACGAAACGCGCGACCAGCTCTGCCGGCGCGCATCGGGCGTGGGTCGCCCAGCATGCGATCGCCTGGGAGAAGTCGATGTCGAGCACCACGCGGCCGAGGTCGAACAACAGGGCGTCCGCGGCGCCGGGGGAGAGCCGGGGTGAGGTCATCGCGCTCGAAACACCTACCAAGCGGCTCATCAGTAACGATAGGGCTCGATGTCGAGCAGCGGAAAGGCGCTGAACACGCCGGGCGGATTGGTCGCGGTCGCCGGATGCAGGCAGCTCTTGTCGAGCTTGGCGAAGGACGTGGCGCCGAGCAGGCCGAGGGTGCGGACCACCTCGTCCTCCAGCAATTCCAGCATGCGCAGCACGCCGGCCTCGCCGGCTGCGGCCAGCGCCCAGCATTGCAGGCGACCGATGCCGACGAGGTCGGCGCCGGCCGCGATCGCCTTGACGACGTCGCTGCCGCGGCAGAAGCCGCCATCGACCATGATCTTGGCGCGGCCCTTCACGGCATCGACGATCTCGGGCAGCACGTGCATGGCGCCGCGCCCGTGATCGAGCTGGCGGCCGCCGTGATTGGAGACGTAGATCCACTCGACGCCGTGGTCGAGCGCGATCTGGGCATCCTCGGCGGTGGCGATGCCCTTGATGACGAGCGGAATTTTGAACTTGTCCTTGATCAGCTTCACCGTGCGCCAGTCGAGCGCCTTCTGGTAGTCGCCGCCGGTGGCGCGCAGCCGGCTCTCGCGCACGTAGCGCTTGGCGATGTCGCGCTCGCGCCGGCTGTAATGGGCGGTGTCGACCGTGAGGCAGAAGGCGGCATAGTCGTTGGCGATCGCCCGGCTGACCACGTCCTCGACGAAGGCGTCGTCGCCGCGCACATAGAGCTGATAGAGACGCAGCGCGTTCGGCGCGGCTTCCGCGACCTTCTCGAGGCCGGGGTCGGAGACCGAGCTCAGCATGTGTGCCGCGCCGAACCGGCCGGCGGCGCTTGCCACGCTCGCCGCTGCACCCGGCTCGAAGACTTCGAGCGCGCCGACCGGGGCCAGCATGACCGGAAGGCGCATCGTGCGCCCGAAGCGCTCGACCGATGCATCGATGCGCGAGACGTCCCGCAGCACGCGCGGGCGGAAGGCGATCTCGTCGAGCGCCATGCGGTTGCGGCGCATCGTGGTCTCGGTCTCGGCCGCCCCGATGATGTAGTCCCAGGCGTTCTGGTTGAGGTTGGCGCGCGCCTTGCGGATGAACTCGTGCAGGTTCTGGAACGGCTCCTCGCTCGCACCAAGCTCGACATTGCGCGCTGGCCTGATTGCTTCGTTCATCTCTTCCTCCCGGGCATTTAGGCTTGTCTCTTCGCCTATCGCTTCCGAAGGGCGGGCGCTATCCCAAAAAATGCATGGCTTTAGACGGATGGATTTTCCCGGCGGGGCGCGCGAGGGCGCCGGCCGGCACCGTGAAATTCCGGCTTTGCGGCCGGCCCGCGCCATACCTATGTCGTCAGCATGCCCGCGCGACGGCGTGAGCCGTCTCGTCGGGGATTTGATTCGCGGCG
This genomic interval from Bradyrhizobium sp. NP1 contains the following:
- a CDS encoding alpha-hydroxy acid oxidase, producing the protein MNEAIRPARNVELGASEEPFQNLHEFIRKARANLNQNAWDYIIGAAETETTMRRNRMALDEIAFRPRVLRDVSRIDASVERFGRTMRLPVMLAPVGALEVFEPGAAASVASAAGRFGAAHMLSSVSDPGLEKVAEAAPNALRLYQLYVRGDDAFVEDVVSRAIANDYAAFCLTVDTAHYSRRERDIAKRYVRESRLRATGGDYQKALDWRTVKLIKDKFKIPLVIKGIATAEDAQIALDHGVEWIYVSNHGGRQLDHGRGAMHVLPEIVDAVKGRAKIMVDGGFCRGSDVVKAIAAGADLVGIGRLQCWALAAAGEAGVLRMLELLEDEVVRTLGLLGATSFAKLDKSCLHPATATNPPGVFSAFPLLDIEPYRY
- a CDS encoding HAD-IA family hydrolase, with the translated sequence MTSPRLSPGAADALLFDLGRVVLDIDFSQAIACWATHARCAPAELVARFVRDESYRQHEVGTISDAAYFDSLRAMLGITISDAQFLEGWNAIFAGEMPGIAPLLARAARRMPLYAFSNTNRPHVEHFSKAYGPLLGHFREIYLSSTIGLRKPDTAAYDHVVKAIGVPASRIVFFDDLAENIEGARACGLQAVEVRSSRDVADALEALGI